A stretch of the Ostrea edulis chromosome 9, xbOstEdul1.1, whole genome shotgun sequence genome encodes the following:
- the LOC125658133 gene encoding uncharacterized protein LOC125658133 isoform X1: MANLYTQLLKSQKDPASVIQKGQKRPTSDKMANLYTQIPKSQKDPAYVIQKGQKRPTSDTMAGKKYREIHSIYDWYHPDQTEESAKTFLEEYPYDPMDQQALFLVHPYGKHRDDIKYVISCKWRMMIYQYRVRYKEEEGVYSVRSAKASNLLDLVEQYRLAAVGKDGITSIYTKETALSHLMYPIQWPHKYKDWCYHGLLGRNEAEGVLRESFQKSKLNSPFLIRDSYSDPGRLIVSSMFVKKSDESHKFDHRLINFTDNTFEALTCKGANLQALAKSIEERYRHRGDLMDLKVTYREGVHGVDTDVLEHHLPPSIKKMDESAIKIFREALEEGHENYHHVRVMVVGHHGAGKSSLTKRLLREKYNEVRSTDGVEIYTKQGRFQLNDHKWIKYDGKQEYEIDTRERIARYLTQRFPQGVPTYLSLREVSQLRCDEKENTSHYAMNVEIPSISKQESYTKRPPKISMLTRGPTDKLQVSSPKAPPKAYPDPRVSTSRRMSSESEDDDEIEENIYNNNFTRVILDLKSKFSPSSENPKSPDYDDMKGSDYEPGDNEDTVERQHSFDFANDDKEQALKEELGELLHMSSKFLQNETGCVTFWDFAGQTVFQTTHQAFMSSKAVYLLVTDVSRPMTDIITDDDDCQSNSAQKSVGDFLKFWLNTIHTYCSESQRGSPKVLVVSTHKDKTENAERETEEHHRDIKRVVKKKMLSPHLVPEMFCVDCNDPDDEVFDEIRSKILEIAEKENILSQQIPTSWIYLEQKITDLRREGKKVLNISEMKKLNKFCVLHLKDEKEIKVFLQFHHAIGNILYYNEKGLDDIIILNPQWLVDAFKCLITSDKFLGISQSDSLLREMKENGHLSNEMIETLWSEKEDNSYLENKEHIIKILERMDIISRPRRYLQGGETVQETCTFLVPCMMNSDSSNVRGKWLTSTNNMPALGFHFKDEFMPPAVFYRLLAACMAKFPAVEQNDIPLVFADTAVFRLDKLNFLLLTHDEFLIRARVLTFPSGARQGSSIHYTIKKFLEESLTIILEIYTSCTACPDHKLTKKCADCKKCNANFPFRIVVQCSYCSSPDKTYKGLHQWEDLESNESVVCADHDDEVHIIESDDILSYWACPKVVDADKADNLSMSLKRSESVLEKPLSYRTLGRLARRISGCWDQVAYSLGLDNNFVETAKINFPHLASDRCFHVLRSWFDKSPKEKRKLKTLYDVFANVDVDRESLTMLDTVEIKWEENKYLNQRVSKRGIDIICNRLGKKSYQLAIELGLTPEETERIQMDFRTSIDRSREYIIKWRQKVERPTYQDLLQALAAVDVDYSDVLTLIY; this comes from the exons ATGGCGAACCTGTACACGCAGCTACTCAAGAGTCAAAAGGACCCTGCATCTGTGATACAGAAAGGTCAAAAGAGACCTACCTCAGACAAAATGGCGAACCTGTACACACAGATACCCAAGAGTCAAAAGGACCCTGCATATGTGATACAGAAAGGTCAAAAGAGACCTACCTCAGACACAATGGCGGGAAAGAAGTATAGAGAAATACACAG TATCTATGATTGGTACCACCCTGACCAAACGGAGGAATCCGCCAAGACGTTCCTAGAGGAGTATCCTTATGACCCGATGGACCAGCAGGCACTTTTCTTGGTTCATCCGTACGGGAAACACAGAGATGACATCAAATACGTCATTTCCTGCAA GTGGAGAATGATGATATACCAATACCGCGTTCGGTACAAAGAGGAGGAAGGGGTTTATTCGGTCCGAAGCGCAAAAGCTAGCAACCTTCTCGATCTAGTAGAACAGTATCGCCTGGCAGCGGTGGGAAAAGACGGTATCACGTCCATCTATACCAAAGAGACCGCACTCTCTCACCTGATGTACCCCATACAATGGCCCCATAAATACAAGGACTG GTGTTACCACGGTTTGTTAGGACGAAATGAGGCCGAGGGAGTGCTACGAGAGAGCTTCCAGAAATCAAAACTGAACAGCCCCTTCCTGATTAGGGATAGTTATTCGGACCCCGGAAGACTGATCGTATCTAGCATGTTTGTGAAGAAATCGGATGAATCACACAAATTTGACCATAGGCTAATCAATTTCACG GATAACACGTTTGAAGCCCTGACATGCAAGGGAGCCAATCTCCAGGCTCTGGCTAAGAGTATTGAAGAGAGGTACAGGCACCGCGGAGACTTGATGGACCTGAAG GTGACATATCGAGAAGGAGTCCATGGCGTGGATACGG ATGTTTTAGAGCACCATCTCCCACCTAGCATAAAAAAGATGGACGAATCGGCTATAAAGATATTTCGCGAGGCACTGGAAGAGGGACACGAAAATTACCATCACGTGCGGGTAATGGTTGTTGGTCATCACGGGGCGGGAAAATCCAGTCTTACGAAACGCCTGCTGAGAGAAAAATATAACGAAGTTCGAAGTACTGATGGAGTGGAAATTTACACCAAACAAGGCCGCTTTCAGCTCAACGACCACAAGTGGATAAAATATGACGGGAAACAGg AGTACGAAATCGACACACGAGAAAGAATTGCAAGGTATCTAACACAAAGATTTCCACAAGGGGTTCCGACGTACCTGTCATTAAGAGAGGTTTCCCAACTCCGTTGTGATGAAAAGGAGAATACATCACATTATGCAATGAATGTTGAAATTCCCTCGATTTCAAAACAAGAGAGTTACACAAAACGGCCCCCAAAGATATCCATGTTAACTAGAGGACCGACTGATAAATTACAAGTGTCATCTCCAAAGGCCCCACCAAAGGCTTACCCAGATCCACGAGTGTCTACTAGTCGGAGAATGTCATCTGAGAGTGAAGATGATGATGAAATCGaggaaaatatttacaataataattttaccAGAGTTATCCTTGACCTGAAAAGTAAATTCTCCCCATCCAGTGAAAATCCCAAATCTCCAGATTATGATGATATGAAAGGGAGTGATTATGAACCTGGTGACAATGAAGACACTGTGGAGAGACAGCATTCTTTTGACTTTGCCAATGATGATAAAGAACAAGCACTAAAAGAGGAGTTGGGGGAG CTACTGCATATGTCTTCGAAGTTTCTTCAAAACGAGACGGGTTGTGTTACATTTTGGGACTTTGCGGGACAGACGGTATTTCAGACCACTCACCAAGCGTTTATGTCTTCCAAAGCTGTTTATCTGTTGGTGACAGACGTCTCACGGCCGATGACTGACATCATCACTGATGACGATGACTGCCAAAGTAACTCTGCACAAAAGTCCGTAGGTG ATTTTctcaaattttggttgaataCGATCCATACATATTGCTCAGAGTCACAACGAGGTTCCCCAAAGGTTCTCGTCGTGTCTACACACAAGGATAAGACAGAG AATGCTGAGAGAGAAACGGAAGAACACCACAGAGACATAAAGAGGgtggtgaaaaagaaaatgcttTCACCTCACTTGGTTCCCGAAATGTTCTGTGTGGACTGTAATGACCCCGATGATGAGGTTTTTGACGAAATACGATCCAAAATACTAGAAATAGCCGAGAAAGAAAACATTCTCTCCCAGCAAATTCCAACCAGCTGGATCTACCTGGAGCAAAAGATCACGGATCTTCGAAGAGAGGGAAAGAAGGTATTGAACATCTCGGAGATGAAAAAGTTGAACAAATTTTGTGTTCTGCACTTGAAGGATGAGAAAGAAATTAAAGTCTTCTTGCAATTTCATCATGCTATTGGCAACATATTGTATTACAACGAAAAGGGTTTAGATGACATCATTATCTTAAATCCCCAATGGCTAGTAGATGCCTTCAAATGCTTGATTACATCTGACAAATTCCTTGGAATATCTCAATCAGACTCACTCCTCCGCGAAATGAAGGAAAATGGACATTTAAGCAATGAAATGATTGAAACATTATGGAGTGAAAAAGAAGACAATTCCTACTTAGAGAATAAAGAACATATCATCAAGATTCTGGAAAGGATGGATATCATTTCACGACCTAGGCGTTATCTACAGGGCGGGGAGACGGTCCAAGAGACGTGTACATTTCTTGTTCCATGCATGATGAATTCGGATTCATCTAATGTTAGAGGCAAGTGGTTAACGTCTACCAATAACATGCCAGCCCTAGGGTTCCACTTCAAAGACGAATTCATGCCACCAGCCGTGTTTTACCGTTTGTTGGCAGCATGCATGGCGAAATTCCCAGCTGTAGAACAGAACGACATTCCACTGGTGTTCGCCGACACTGCGGTCTTCCGACTTGATAAACTAAACTTTTTACTGCTTACTCACGACGAATTTCTAATTCGGGCCAGGGTATTAACATTTCCTAGCGGCGCAAGACAAGGGTCTTCGATCCACTACACCATCAAAAAGTTTTTGGAGGAAAGTTTGACAATCATCCTAGAGATATATACTAGCTGTACTGCCTGTCCGGACCACAAACTCACAAAAAAGTGTGCGGATTGCAAAAAGTGCAATGCAAACTTTCCCTTCCGAATTGTTGTTCAGTGCAGCTATTGCTCATCTCCTGACAAGACTTATAAAGGACTACACCAGTGGGAAGACTTGGAATCAAACGAAAGTGTAGTTTGCGCCGACCATGATGACGAGGTCCACATCATTGAATCCGATGACATTCTTAGTTATTGGGCTTGTCCGAAA GTAGTTGATGCTGACAAAGCTGATAACTTGTCGATGTCATTAAAGA GATCCGAATCTGTGCTAGAGAAACCATTGTCATATAGAACCCTGGGGCGTCTGGCAAGACGAATTTCTGGCTGCTGGGATCAAGTAGCTTATAGCCTCGGCCTTGATAACAACTTTGTGGAGACAGCGAAAATAAACTTTCCTCACCTGGCTTCTGATCGCTGCTTTCATGTGTTAAGATCGTGGTTTGACAAATCTCCGAAGGAGAAGAGAAAATTGAAGACACTATATGATGTGTTTGCAAATGTGGATGTTGATCGAGAAAGCTTGACTATG TTGGACACAGTGGAAATTAAATGGGAGG AGAATAAGTATCTCAATCAGCGTGTATCAAAACGGGGTATAGACATCATTTGCAACAGACTGGGCAAAAAGAGCTACCAGCTCGCCATTGAGTTGGGGTTAACACCCGAGGAAACCGAACGCATACAGATGGATTTCCGAACATCCATTGACCGCAGCCGAGAGTATATCATCAAATGGCGCCAAAAAGTAGAAAGGCCAACGTACCAAGATCTACTTCAGGCTTTAGCCGCGGTAGACGTTGACTACAGTGATGTGCTGACGCTTATCTATTGA
- the LOC125658133 gene encoding uncharacterized protein LOC125658133 isoform X2, which translates to MMIYQYRVRYKEEEGVYSVRSAKASNLLDLVEQYRLAAVGKDGITSIYTKETALSHLMYPIQWPHKYKDWCYHGLLGRNEAEGVLRESFQKSKLNSPFLIRDSYSDPGRLIVSSMFVKKSDESHKFDHRLINFTDNTFEALTCKGANLQALAKSIEERYRHRGDLMDLKVTYREGVHGVDTDVLEHHLPPSIKKMDESAIKIFREALEEGHENYHHVRVMVVGHHGAGKSSLTKRLLREKYNEVRSTDGVEIYTKQGRFQLNDHKWIKYDGKQEYEIDTRERIARYLTQRFPQGVPTYLSLREVSQLRCDEKENTSHYAMNVEIPSISKQESYTKRPPKISMLTRGPTDKLQVSSPKAPPKAYPDPRVSTSRRMSSESEDDDEIEENIYNNNFTRVILDLKSKFSPSSENPKSPDYDDMKGSDYEPGDNEDTVERQHSFDFANDDKEQALKEELGELLHMSSKFLQNETGCVTFWDFAGQTVFQTTHQAFMSSKAVYLLVTDVSRPMTDIITDDDDCQSNSAQKSVGDFLKFWLNTIHTYCSESQRGSPKVLVVSTHKDKTENAERETEEHHRDIKRVVKKKMLSPHLVPEMFCVDCNDPDDEVFDEIRSKILEIAEKENILSQQIPTSWIYLEQKITDLRREGKKVLNISEMKKLNKFCVLHLKDEKEIKVFLQFHHAIGNILYYNEKGLDDIIILNPQWLVDAFKCLITSDKFLGISQSDSLLREMKENGHLSNEMIETLWSEKEDNSYLENKEHIIKILERMDIISRPRRYLQGGETVQETCTFLVPCMMNSDSSNVRGKWLTSTNNMPALGFHFKDEFMPPAVFYRLLAACMAKFPAVEQNDIPLVFADTAVFRLDKLNFLLLTHDEFLIRARVLTFPSGARQGSSIHYTIKKFLEESLTIILEIYTSCTACPDHKLTKKCADCKKCNANFPFRIVVQCSYCSSPDKTYKGLHQWEDLESNESVVCADHDDEVHIIESDDILSYWACPKVVDADKADNLSMSLKRSESVLEKPLSYRTLGRLARRISGCWDQVAYSLGLDNNFVETAKINFPHLASDRCFHVLRSWFDKSPKEKRKLKTLYDVFANVDVDRESLTMLDTVEIKWEENKYLNQRVSKRGIDIICNRLGKKSYQLAIELGLTPEETERIQMDFRTSIDRSREYIIKWRQKVERPTYQDLLQALAAVDVDYSDVLTLIY; encoded by the exons ATGATGATATACCAATACCGCGTTCGGTACAAAGAGGAGGAAGGGGTTTATTCGGTCCGAAGCGCAAAAGCTAGCAACCTTCTCGATCTAGTAGAACAGTATCGCCTGGCAGCGGTGGGAAAAGACGGTATCACGTCCATCTATACCAAAGAGACCGCACTCTCTCACCTGATGTACCCCATACAATGGCCCCATAAATACAAGGACTG GTGTTACCACGGTTTGTTAGGACGAAATGAGGCCGAGGGAGTGCTACGAGAGAGCTTCCAGAAATCAAAACTGAACAGCCCCTTCCTGATTAGGGATAGTTATTCGGACCCCGGAAGACTGATCGTATCTAGCATGTTTGTGAAGAAATCGGATGAATCACACAAATTTGACCATAGGCTAATCAATTTCACG GATAACACGTTTGAAGCCCTGACATGCAAGGGAGCCAATCTCCAGGCTCTGGCTAAGAGTATTGAAGAGAGGTACAGGCACCGCGGAGACTTGATGGACCTGAAG GTGACATATCGAGAAGGAGTCCATGGCGTGGATACGG ATGTTTTAGAGCACCATCTCCCACCTAGCATAAAAAAGATGGACGAATCGGCTATAAAGATATTTCGCGAGGCACTGGAAGAGGGACACGAAAATTACCATCACGTGCGGGTAATGGTTGTTGGTCATCACGGGGCGGGAAAATCCAGTCTTACGAAACGCCTGCTGAGAGAAAAATATAACGAAGTTCGAAGTACTGATGGAGTGGAAATTTACACCAAACAAGGCCGCTTTCAGCTCAACGACCACAAGTGGATAAAATATGACGGGAAACAGg AGTACGAAATCGACACACGAGAAAGAATTGCAAGGTATCTAACACAAAGATTTCCACAAGGGGTTCCGACGTACCTGTCATTAAGAGAGGTTTCCCAACTCCGTTGTGATGAAAAGGAGAATACATCACATTATGCAATGAATGTTGAAATTCCCTCGATTTCAAAACAAGAGAGTTACACAAAACGGCCCCCAAAGATATCCATGTTAACTAGAGGACCGACTGATAAATTACAAGTGTCATCTCCAAAGGCCCCACCAAAGGCTTACCCAGATCCACGAGTGTCTACTAGTCGGAGAATGTCATCTGAGAGTGAAGATGATGATGAAATCGaggaaaatatttacaataataattttaccAGAGTTATCCTTGACCTGAAAAGTAAATTCTCCCCATCCAGTGAAAATCCCAAATCTCCAGATTATGATGATATGAAAGGGAGTGATTATGAACCTGGTGACAATGAAGACACTGTGGAGAGACAGCATTCTTTTGACTTTGCCAATGATGATAAAGAACAAGCACTAAAAGAGGAGTTGGGGGAG CTACTGCATATGTCTTCGAAGTTTCTTCAAAACGAGACGGGTTGTGTTACATTTTGGGACTTTGCGGGACAGACGGTATTTCAGACCACTCACCAAGCGTTTATGTCTTCCAAAGCTGTTTATCTGTTGGTGACAGACGTCTCACGGCCGATGACTGACATCATCACTGATGACGATGACTGCCAAAGTAACTCTGCACAAAAGTCCGTAGGTG ATTTTctcaaattttggttgaataCGATCCATACATATTGCTCAGAGTCACAACGAGGTTCCCCAAAGGTTCTCGTCGTGTCTACACACAAGGATAAGACAGAG AATGCTGAGAGAGAAACGGAAGAACACCACAGAGACATAAAGAGGgtggtgaaaaagaaaatgcttTCACCTCACTTGGTTCCCGAAATGTTCTGTGTGGACTGTAATGACCCCGATGATGAGGTTTTTGACGAAATACGATCCAAAATACTAGAAATAGCCGAGAAAGAAAACATTCTCTCCCAGCAAATTCCAACCAGCTGGATCTACCTGGAGCAAAAGATCACGGATCTTCGAAGAGAGGGAAAGAAGGTATTGAACATCTCGGAGATGAAAAAGTTGAACAAATTTTGTGTTCTGCACTTGAAGGATGAGAAAGAAATTAAAGTCTTCTTGCAATTTCATCATGCTATTGGCAACATATTGTATTACAACGAAAAGGGTTTAGATGACATCATTATCTTAAATCCCCAATGGCTAGTAGATGCCTTCAAATGCTTGATTACATCTGACAAATTCCTTGGAATATCTCAATCAGACTCACTCCTCCGCGAAATGAAGGAAAATGGACATTTAAGCAATGAAATGATTGAAACATTATGGAGTGAAAAAGAAGACAATTCCTACTTAGAGAATAAAGAACATATCATCAAGATTCTGGAAAGGATGGATATCATTTCACGACCTAGGCGTTATCTACAGGGCGGGGAGACGGTCCAAGAGACGTGTACATTTCTTGTTCCATGCATGATGAATTCGGATTCATCTAATGTTAGAGGCAAGTGGTTAACGTCTACCAATAACATGCCAGCCCTAGGGTTCCACTTCAAAGACGAATTCATGCCACCAGCCGTGTTTTACCGTTTGTTGGCAGCATGCATGGCGAAATTCCCAGCTGTAGAACAGAACGACATTCCACTGGTGTTCGCCGACACTGCGGTCTTCCGACTTGATAAACTAAACTTTTTACTGCTTACTCACGACGAATTTCTAATTCGGGCCAGGGTATTAACATTTCCTAGCGGCGCAAGACAAGGGTCTTCGATCCACTACACCATCAAAAAGTTTTTGGAGGAAAGTTTGACAATCATCCTAGAGATATATACTAGCTGTACTGCCTGTCCGGACCACAAACTCACAAAAAAGTGTGCGGATTGCAAAAAGTGCAATGCAAACTTTCCCTTCCGAATTGTTGTTCAGTGCAGCTATTGCTCATCTCCTGACAAGACTTATAAAGGACTACACCAGTGGGAAGACTTGGAATCAAACGAAAGTGTAGTTTGCGCCGACCATGATGACGAGGTCCACATCATTGAATCCGATGACATTCTTAGTTATTGGGCTTGTCCGAAA GTAGTTGATGCTGACAAAGCTGATAACTTGTCGATGTCATTAAAGA GATCCGAATCTGTGCTAGAGAAACCATTGTCATATAGAACCCTGGGGCGTCTGGCAAGACGAATTTCTGGCTGCTGGGATCAAGTAGCTTATAGCCTCGGCCTTGATAACAACTTTGTGGAGACAGCGAAAATAAACTTTCCTCACCTGGCTTCTGATCGCTGCTTTCATGTGTTAAGATCGTGGTTTGACAAATCTCCGAAGGAGAAGAGAAAATTGAAGACACTATATGATGTGTTTGCAAATGTGGATGTTGATCGAGAAAGCTTGACTATG TTGGACACAGTGGAAATTAAATGGGAGG AGAATAAGTATCTCAATCAGCGTGTATCAAAACGGGGTATAGACATCATTTGCAACAGACTGGGCAAAAAGAGCTACCAGCTCGCCATTGAGTTGGGGTTAACACCCGAGGAAACCGAACGCATACAGATGGATTTCCGAACATCCATTGACCGCAGCCGAGAGTATATCATCAAATGGCGCCAAAAAGTAGAAAGGCCAACGTACCAAGATCTACTTCAGGCTTTAGCCGCGGTAGACGTTGACTACAGTGATGTGCTGACGCTTATCTATTGA